Part of the Candidatus Methylomirabilis limnetica genome, ATTAATTCACCCGTGAGGCTTCGACGTGGTTGTGAGATGATCTCGCCTGACCCAGTGGCTGCCCATTCTCCTGACTATGAAATGGGCAGGCTGAAATCGCGCTGCTTATAACTTGGGCGCGACGATTTTAGATATTGACAAGGAGCGAATCCGTCACAATACTAGTCCTAGTGTTTCATCGCGCCCTGGAGGACCTGGTAGGAAAGCCGCTGGAGCGGCATTGTGGAGCGGTTCGCTAAGGCGATCACAGTTCGATATAAGAGCAATGCCTCAATACTCTTAGACGGCCATATAGATTGCTCAGGGGGATGAGATGGGAACGGGCAACCAATCGAAGTCCGGATTCGTCAGGAGCGGGATAATCATTTTGGGCGGCGTGCTCCTTGGAGTGGGCCTCTGGCCGATAAGCGGGGGGGTTATCAGTTTCGCTCAAGGTCAAAAGTCAACACCTTACGCGTTGAAGCTGCCACCTGGTGTCCTCGAGCCAATCATTCCGGAAGACAACCCGCTTTCAGTAGAAAAGGTGGCATTGGGTAAGACGCTCTATTTTGATAAACGTCTTTCCGTGGATAACACAATTAGCTGCGCTGGCTGCCACGACCCCAGGCTTGGATTCGCGGATGGGAAAAAGGTTGCGGAGGGGATCGAACAGAAAAAAGGGGCCAGGAGCAGCCCCACGACGTTAAACACCGCCTTTCTTGATACCCAGTTCTGGGATGGCCGGGCTTCGAGCCTGGAAGAACAAGCCAAAGGACCTCTTGTGAACCCCGTTGAGATGGGGATGCCATCGCATGATGTCCTTGTGACCAAACTTCGGAAGATTCCGGAGTACCGCCGGGGATTCCTGGAGGTCTTTGGGACAGAGGACTTTACTATCGATCATGTGGCGAAAGCCATCGCATCCTTCGAGCGGACCCTTAATACCTTTAACTCCCCCTTCGATCGCTTCATTGGCGGCGATAAAGGTGCCATTAGTCCATCTGCGCAGAGGGGATGGGAGCTTTTTCAGGGGAAGGCCCGCTGCCTCACCTGCCATGAGTTCAACACCGCTTACCCCTTCTTCACCGACAATAAGTTCCACAACATCGGGGTGGCCACGAAGGCGGTGAACTCTGAAGTCCTGGCCAGGA contains:
- a CDS encoding cytochrome-c peroxidase, translated to MGTGNQSKSGFVRSGIIILGGVLLGVGLWPISGGVISFAQGQKSTPYALKLPPGVLEPIIPEDNPLSVEKVALGKTLYFDKRLSVDNTISCAGCHDPRLGFADGKKVAEGIEQKKGARSSPTTLNTAFLDTQFWDGRASSLEEQAKGPLVNPVEMGMPSHDVLVTKLRKIPEYRRGFLEVFGTEDFTIDHVAKAIASFERTLNTFNSPFDRFIGGDKGAISPSAQRGWELFQGKARCLTCHEFNTAYPFFTDNKFHNIGVATKAVNSEVLARRAAVETDVARLTREPGASELGRYLVTQQPKDIGAFKTPGLREIAHTAPYMHDGSEPTLDTMIDFYDKGGIPNPNLDGGMRPLRLTLEERKDLVEFLKALTSDDLARFVKDLDGIVGR